The Stenotrophomonas sp. NA06056 genome segment GCGCATCCTGCCGGAGATCGTTGTCGCCCGCGTCAACAACGCGTCGTTCGCACTTGATCCGGTGTATCGCCACCGCATGCCCAACTACGCGAGCAGCGGCCTGGTCTTCGGGGTGCCGATCATCGCCTATGATCGCGGCGGCGATTCCCTGTATCTGGGAAATCCAGCCCACATCACCATCCAGGACATGATCGATCCTCAGTATGTGGTCGGCATGCCACCGCGCCACGTCGATGCGCTGCCTGACCCCGGTGGTGATTCTCCCTACAAGATCATCAACCTCCTTGGCGGCTTCGGGCCATCGGCGTTCAGTGTCACCTTGCGCGACAGCGCAGACAGCACGCTCACCGAGACATCAACCAGCTCCAGCTCGTCCCGGTTCGGTGGCGGCCTTACCCAGACCGTGGGCAGCACCGTCGGTGGCGGCTTCATGAACATTGCCAACTTCGAGACGTCGCTCTCGGTAAGAACGGCGGCTTCGTTCGAGACAAACAGCATGGAGCGCACGCTCAACAGCGCCTACCAGTCGATCACCACCCAGAAGGCTGCCACCACCACCCAGGATGACCACCTGGTATTCAACATGCGGCTGATCGATATATGGCGCTACCCCGTTTACGGCGTGAACCGGGAGCGCTCGGGCCGGTTCCCGTTCTACGACATTGTCATCCCCGGGCAATTGATGGAGTACAGCGGTGGCGGCCTGAACTACGACTGGTACAACCCGTCGCACCAGAACTACAACGCCACCAGCTATCCGGAGATCCCGACACAGGGTCTGTTCGCCACCGACATCGGCACGTTCAGTTTTCGTGATGAGGCGGGGAAGACCGTCGAGGTGGCGGGAAAGCCGCTCAACAGCCCAATCGCACGCGCCTTCGACGGCAATGCGCAGACGTTCAGCCTCGACTACACAAGGGAATCGGGCTCCAGCAGCGAGAAGTCCTTCTCGTATTCGCTCAGCAGGAGCATCGACATCACCACCGGATTCCGGGCGTCAGCTGACGTGCGCATGTTCAGCGGCAGCGCCAACTACGAAGGCACGGTCAGCCTGTCTGACGCTTCGAACTGGGAAAGCAGCGTGGTCGCGCAGCGTACGATGCGCAACTCGCGGGGAATCACCCTCGATCAGCCGGACGTGCCCGGAATTGCCTCACGGGCCTACCACTACCAGACACTGATCTATGTCACCGGCAATGGCGGCATCAAGGTCGCGCATGGCACCGACTTCCTCCGCTCGTCCGGCGGATCGCAGTGGTGGAAATCCACTTATGGCGGCCGGCCGGATCCCGCCCTCAACCTGCCATGGCGCATGGCCTACGACCCGACCCAAGGCGCGTGGACACTGGCGCCGCAGGATGAGTACTTCCGGTTGCGCGGACTGACGCTCACCGAAGCGTTGCCGGACGATGTGACCGGCGAGTACCCGCCGCTGCTGGGTGGCGTGGATGCAGGAACCAAGGTCCGGGTCGTGGTGCCGGTGCACAACTACTCTCTCGATACAGCTGCGCAGAAGGTCGTCGTCGCCTTCGCCTATCGCGCAAGGGCGCCGGGTGCCGACAGGCGCGGCGGACCCGAATCGGCTTCTGGACGCGAAGAGGGCTATGTCGAGTTCGCTCGTTCAAAGCCGATCACCATTGCGCCGCGCGGCATCGCCAACGTCGACGTACTTTGGGATACGGCAAACCTGGGCGGTAGCGACGCCGGCACTCCCTATGAGTTCAAGATCACCGTGGACCCCGACAATGCGATTCCGGACAAGTTGCACGGGTCGGATCCCGCCTCCGGTGCGCAGACCATCGGCCATTGGCCATGGAATGGCGGCTTCTGGGTATTCAATGCGCAGACACCGGGCGCGAACAGCCGGCGCGAAGACCTCCCCCAACCGCCACAGGCGCCTGGATTGACGCTGAGCGTGCCGGCGCTGGCGGCCGCACGACAGGCAGGTGAGGGCAGTGCGGTTGAAGGAAGGGGCGCGGACGTTGCCACCGTAACCATCGACATGCCGGCAGCTGACCGCTCGCTACGTCGACTGATCATCGGTGGTATCGACACCGACGGCAGACGCGTTGCGCTGGCGTCGCGCTCCCTCTATGGGCTGGGGCCCGGTCAGCATCGGTTCGACATCAGGCTTGGGGCTGCAGATGGGCCGGTCGCCCTGGTATCGCTGCACGCCTGGATGTCCTCGGGCGCGCTGCGTGGAGAATCACGCGCCGGCGTCAGCACGCAGGACGTGGATGCCATGCATCCCGGTGCAAAGGAATCGAACCCAACAAAGGGGGAGTGATGCGTGACGAGGCGAGGCAGTCGCCTTCGGTGATCCACCCGTACCGGTTGGCACGAGTCTTTGCCGCCGGAATATCGACTTCAATGCATGGAAGGGTATCCCGATGAGAACGACCATTGTTGTTGCGATGCTGCTTGTGGCTGGCTCGATTTCCACAGCGAATGCCGCACAGTGCTATCAGGGAAGGGCCACGGTTCGGCAGAACGCGCCGGCGAACATGTGTACGCAGGTGGAAAAGGGCTATGCCAACACCGGCAAAGGTCCATTGACACATGAGGGGTGCACGGCAGCAAAGAACCAGGCCGCCACCAAGCTGAGAGCGCGCCTGCAGCAGACTTGTCGCGCCTATGTGCAGACCAATGAATCCTGCACCGTGATCACCGCTCCGACCTGCACCTGACAGGCATGGTGGTTGGCGGATTGCTTTCTGCTGGCGGCGGGTTGGCTCGGGCCGGGTGCCGGGGCCGATCCGACCGCTGGCGCTCGAACAGGCAACAGGGAGTACTGCGATGACTGACTGCAGAACCTTCAACGGGGTCACCGAGGCCATCTTCAGCTGCGTCAAGAAGAAGAGCTTCGAGGAGCACGGCACGGTCTACGAACCGGCGAACGCAAACCAGGGCAAGGCAACGACGAAAGTGCCGGTAGTCGGGACTGTGGTCGTCAGCTTCAGCTTCGACCCAACGGCGGGAACGATCGTCTACTGCGTCATCTCAAAGCCTTGGATCGTGTCTGCTTCCCAGATCTTCGATGGCATCGGCGACACCATCAATTCCTGCCGGAAGTCGTAGGGCTTGCGCAGGCGGGTCGATGGCATGCCTCGCGCCTCCGTGCCCTCAGCCATGCTGCAGCGCAAGGTGTAAGCCACCATTCGCACTGGTACGGTCCAGCCCGTTGCACCACCAACGACGGGGAGAGACGACGATGCGCAAGGTACTGCTGCTGTTGATCCTGCTGACCGGACTGGCGCCCACCGCCTGGGCCGCCACGGTCAAGACCACCCACCGCACCGTTCCCAGTTGGGACGGCACAGCCCTCGGGGTCTTTGTCATCGAGCCTCAGGACGCGGGTAGCGGCAAGTACCCGCTGCTGGTGATGCCCAGCAGCTGGGCCGTTCCCAGCGTGGAGTACGTAGGGGTGGCGCAGTCGCTGGCCAAGCGCGGCTATGTGGTCATCAGCTACAGCTCGCGCGGCTTCTGGGAGTCCGGCGGTGCCATCGATATCGCGGGGCCGGCAACGGTCGAGGATGTCAGCGCATTGATCGACTGGGCGCTGGACAATACCCAGGCCGACCCGGATCGGATCGGCGTCTCGGGCATCTCCTACGGCGCCGGCACCAGCCTGCTGGCGGCGGCACGTGATCCCCGCATCAAGGCGGTTGCCGCCCTCAGCGGATGGGCCGACCTGCAGTCATCGCTGTATGCCAACGACACGCCCAGCGCACAGGGGATCGCACTGCTGGTTGCCGCCGGCCTGGTCACCGGCCGCCCAGGGTCCGAGCTGGCCACGATCAATCGCAACGTGGTGGTCGGCAACTATCAGGGCGCAGTGGAATCGCTGTTGCCGGTGGCCGCGATCCGCAGCCCTGCGGCCAGCATCAGCGAGATCAACGCCAACCAGCCGGCCGTGTTCCTGGCCAACGCCTTCAACGACAGCCTGTTCCCGCCGGGCCAGCTGGTGGATTTCTTCAACCAGCTGAAAGTCCCCAAGCAGCTGCAGCTGCGCCACGGCGACCATGCCCTCAACGAGGCCCTGGGCGCACTGGGTATTCCCAACGAGGTCTACGATTCGGTGGGTGACTGGTTCGACCATTACCTCAAGGGGGTGGGCAATGGCATCGACCGCGAACCGGCGGTGCAGCTGAAATCACAGAAGGGCAGCTGGAGCACCTACCCGAACTGGCAGGCCACCAACAGCGGGGCAGTGAGCTACGCGTTGACCGCCCCGGGCGGCCTGCTTCTGCCCACCGGCGGCCTGGCCGAAAACGGGCGCAACACTGGCTGGAACTACCGCATCGGCAGCGGCCTGCCTACCGCCGCCAATTCCGGCGTAGCGATGGTGTCCGGCTCGCTGCAGATGATCAACCTTCCGCCAGGCGCGTACGTGCCCTTCATCGGGCGCAACGCCGCCGGCGTCTGGCAGGGCCCGATCTACTGGAACGCACGCCGCCTGGACGGCGCGCCGGAAGTGCGCGTGACGGTCACCCCCAGCCGTGCCAACACCACGCT includes the following:
- a CDS encoding CocE/NonD family hydrolase, with amino-acid sequence MRKVLLLLILLTGLAPTAWAATVKTTHRTVPSWDGTALGVFVIEPQDAGSGKYPLLVMPSSWAVPSVEYVGVAQSLAKRGYVVISYSSRGFWESGGAIDIAGPATVEDVSALIDWALDNTQADPDRIGVSGISYGAGTSLLAAARDPRIKAVAALSGWADLQSSLYANDTPSAQGIALLVAAGLVTGRPGSELATINRNVVVGNYQGAVESLLPVAAIRSPAASISEINANQPAVFLANAFNDSLFPPGQLVDFFNQLKVPKQLQLRHGDHALNEALGALGIPNEVYDSVGDWFDHYLKGVGNGIDREPAVQLKSQKGSWSTYPNWQATNSGAVSYALTAPGGLLLPTGGLAENGRNTGWNYRIGSGLPTAANSGVAMVSGSLQMINLPPGAYVPFIGRNAAGVWQGPIYWNARRLDGAPEVRVTVTPSRANTTLYAYLYAEDVLGNGQLISHKPYTLRGIAPGQATTLDLRLEASSWNIPPGSRLTLVVDTVDLRYAGVSQLGGAVTFSSPTSAPSVLKVPLH